One window of Streptococcus troglodytae genomic DNA carries:
- a CDS encoding metallophosphoesterase has translation MTKLAIMSDLHIDLNHFGTLEIETLKQVLHQQRIDHLHLAGDISNHFYDVTLPFIEELEKDVKVTYNLGNHDMLDLDEEAIQASDFQVHQIGSAFLLAFHAWYDYSFSNQKRTKIDSLKKTFWFDRRLQRLKDDLTITQESLIKLNQILYSLPSQRLIVAMHFVPHQEFLMTHPRFAPFNAFLGSQKFHPLFVQHQIKDVTFGHAHRSFGDVKLDGVVYHSRPLGYIREWDLTIDFVNQHPQYNPSGSWNLSKRYNAVKHLSDYQTYKRDHLAKEFSHSMTIFDC, from the coding sequence ATGACTAAACTTGCAATTATGAGTGATTTGCATATTGATCTTAATCACTTTGGGACTTTAGAAATTGAAACGCTCAAACAGGTTCTGCACCAACAAAGGATTGACCATCTTCATCTGGCAGGAGATATTTCTAATCATTTTTACGATGTTACACTTCCTTTTATTGAAGAACTTGAAAAAGACGTCAAGGTAACCTATAATTTAGGAAACCATGATATGTTAGATCTAGATGAAGAAGCCATTCAAGCTTCTGATTTTCAAGTTCACCAAATTGGATCGGCCTTTCTATTAGCTTTCCATGCTTGGTATGACTACTCTTTTTCCAATCAAAAACGGACAAAAATTGACAGTCTTAAAAAGACCTTTTGGTTTGATCGACGCCTGCAACGCCTCAAAGATGATCTGACAATTACACAGGAGTCACTTATAAAACTAAATCAAATTCTATATTCTTTACCAAGCCAAAGACTTATTGTAGCTATGCATTTTGTTCCCCATCAAGAGTTCCTGATGACTCATCCACGATTTGCACCTTTTAATGCTTTCTTAGGAAGCCAAAAATTTCATCCGCTTTTTGTTCAGCACCAAATTAAAGATGTTACCTTTGGCCATGCTCATAGAAGTTTTGGTGATGTCAAACTAGACGGTGTTGTTTACCACTCAAGGCCTCTAGGCTATATCCGTGAATGGGATTTGACCATTGATTTTGTTAATCAGCATCCCCAATACAATCCTTCAGGCAGCTGGAATCTCAGTAAACGTTATAATGCTGTTAAACATTTATCTGATTATCAGACTTATAAAAGGGACCATCTAGCCAAGGAATTTTCCCATTCCATGACGATTTTTGACTGTTAA
- a CDS encoding cation-translocating P-type ATPase translates to MFKKQKRDSFYVQDEKTVLSGLESSKKGLTSTQARQRLADYGYNELEEDEKRTIFAKFIDQFKDLMIIILLVAAALSVITEGMGGLTDAIIILVVVVLNAAFGVYQEGQAEAAIEALKSMSSPHARVRRDGHVTEIDSKELVPGDVVLLEAGDVVPADMRLLEAASLKIEEAALTGESVPVEKSVTVAIASDAGIGDRLNMAYQNSNVTYGRGMGVVTNTGMYTEVGHIAGMLANADETDTPLKQSLDNLSKVLTYIIIIIAIITCLVGIFVRHEEPLEGLMVAVALAVAAIPEGLPAIVTVVLSLGTKTLAKRQSIVRKLPAVETLGSTEIIASDKTGTLTMNQMTVEKVYYSGRLVDANDDIDVNNMALRVMNFANDSKVDANGKLIGDPTETALVQYGFDHNFDIREVLKAEPRVAELPFDSDRKLMSTIHKLDGEKYLIAVKGAPDQLLKRMTQIEIDGTVRPITEDDKKVILDMNKSLAKQALRVLMMAYKYESEIPKLETAVVENDLVFAGLVGMIDPERPEAAEAVRVAKEAGIRPIMITGDHQDTAEAIAKRLGIIDDDGIDHVFTGAELNELSDEEFQKVFKQYSVYARVSPEHKVRIVKAWQNDGKIVAMTGDGVNDAPSLKTADIGIGMGITGTEVSKGASDMVLADDNFATIIVAVEEGRKVFSNIQKSIQYLLSANMAEVFTIFFATLFGWDVLQPVHLLWINLVTDTLPAIALGVEPAEPGVMTHKPRGRKSSFFSGGVMGAIIYQGILQTLLVLGVYGWAVFFPEHATRTEIHADALTMAFATLGLIQLVHAYNVKSVYQSIFKVGFFKNKTFNWALPTALIIMLTTIVIPGFNKFFHVSHLSVTQWSVVVGGSLAMFVIVEIVKAIQRVLGQDQKAI, encoded by the coding sequence TTGTTCAAAAAACAAAAAAGGGACAGTTTTTACGTCCAAGATGAAAAAACTGTCTTATCTGGCCTAGAATCTTCTAAGAAGGGATTGACCAGCACTCAAGCTAGACAGCGCTTAGCTGATTATGGCTACAATGAATTGGAAGAAGATGAAAAACGTACTATTTTTGCAAAATTCATTGATCAATTTAAGGATTTGATGATTATCATTTTGCTTGTTGCTGCAGCGCTTTCGGTTATCACTGAAGGAATGGGGGGGCTAACGGATGCCATCATTATTCTAGTTGTTGTTGTTTTAAATGCAGCTTTCGGTGTCTATCAGGAAGGACAGGCAGAAGCAGCCATTGAGGCTTTAAAATCTATGTCTAGTCCACATGCACGTGTTCGGCGTGATGGTCATGTTACTGAAATTGATTCCAAAGAATTAGTACCGGGTGATGTTGTTCTTCTTGAAGCTGGTGATGTGGTTCCGGCAGATATGCGTCTTTTGGAAGCAGCTTCGTTGAAAATTGAAGAGGCAGCCTTAACAGGTGAGTCTGTGCCAGTTGAAAAAAGTGTAACGGTTGCAATTGCATCAGATGCTGGTATTGGTGATCGTTTGAATATGGCCTATCAAAATTCAAATGTTACGTATGGCCGTGGTATGGGTGTTGTGACTAATACTGGTATGTACACAGAAGTCGGCCATATTGCTGGTATGTTGGCTAATGCAGATGAAACAGATACACCATTAAAACAGAGTTTGGATAATCTATCCAAGGTATTGACATATATTATCATTATTATTGCGATTATTACTTGCCTAGTTGGTATCTTTGTTCGTCATGAAGAGCCACTTGAAGGCTTGATGGTTGCTGTTGCTTTGGCTGTCGCTGCCATTCCTGAAGGACTTCCAGCTATTGTAACAGTCGTCCTTTCACTTGGTACGAAAACACTTGCCAAACGTCAGTCCATTGTTCGTAAATTACCAGCTGTGGAAACACTTGGGTCTACTGAAATCATTGCTTCAGATAAAACCGGTACGCTGACCATGAACCAAATGACTGTTGAGAAAGTCTATTATAGTGGTCGCTTAGTTGATGCTAATGATGACATTGACGTTAATAATATGGCTCTTCGTGTTATGAACTTTGCTAATGACAGTAAGGTTGATGCCAATGGTAAATTAATTGGTGATCCTACTGAAACAGCTCTTGTTCAATATGGTTTTGATCATAATTTCGATATTCGCGAAGTACTTAAAGCTGAACCACGTGTCGCTGAATTGCCATTTGATTCTGATCGTAAGCTCATGTCAACGATTCATAAACTTGATGGTGAGAAATATTTGATTGCTGTCAAGGGAGCACCGGATCAATTGCTCAAACGGATGACGCAAATTGAGATAGATGGCACTGTCCGTCCTATCACTGAGGACGATAAAAAAGTCATTCTTGATATGAACAAGTCGCTTGCCAAACAGGCGCTTCGTGTTCTCATGATGGCTTACAAATACGAGTCTGAAATTCCAAAATTAGAAACGGCAGTCGTTGAAAATGATTTAGTCTTTGCTGGTCTTGTGGGGATGATTGACCCAGAGCGTCCAGAAGCGGCCGAAGCTGTTCGTGTGGCTAAAGAAGCCGGTATTCGTCCAATCATGATTACGGGTGACCATCAAGATACGGCTGAAGCCATTGCCAAACGTTTGGGAATTATTGATGATGATGGGATTGATCATGTCTTCACTGGTGCTGAACTCAATGAACTTTCTGATGAAGAATTCCAAAAAGTTTTCAAACAATATTCGGTTTATGCGCGCGTGTCACCGGAGCATAAGGTTCGGATTGTCAAGGCTTGGCAAAATGATGGCAAGATTGTTGCTATGACAGGTGATGGGGTTAATGATGCGCCATCTCTTAAAACGGCTGATATTGGTATTGGTATGGGAATCACAGGTACTGAAGTATCTAAAGGTGCTTCTGATATGGTACTTGCCGATGATAACTTTGCAACTATTATTGTTGCGGTTGAAGAAGGACGTAAGGTTTTCTCCAATATCCAAAAATCAATTCAGTATCTGCTATCTGCCAACATGGCTGAAGTTTTCACGATCTTCTTTGCAACTCTCTTTGGTTGGGACGTGCTTCAACCCGTTCATTTGCTCTGGATTAATTTGGTAACAGACACTCTGCCAGCTATCGCTCTTGGTGTTGAACCTGCTGAGCCTGGTGTCATGACTCATAAACCTCGTGGACGCAAATCAAGCTTCTTCTCGGGTGGTGTTATGGGAGCTATCATTTATCAAGGTATTCTGCAAACCCTTCTTGTACTTGGTGTTTACGGCTGGGCAGTTTTCTTTCCTGAACATGCGACACGTACAGAAATTCATGCAGATGCACTTACCATGGCCTTTGCAACACTTGGTTTGATTCAATTGGTACATGCTTATAATGTCAAATCGGTTTACCAGTCCATTTTTAAGGTTGGCTTCTTTAAAAATAAAACATTTAACTGGGCTTTACCAACCGCTTTGATTATTATGCTTACTACCATTGTCATTCCTGGATTCAATAAATTTTTTCATGTATCTCACCTGTCAGTAACTCAGTGGAGTGTTGTTGTGGGAGGCAGTTTGGCTATGTTTGTTATTGTTGAAATTGTAAAAGCCATTCAACGGGTACTTGGTCAAGATCAAAAAGCAATTTAA
- a CDS encoding DUF1934 domain-containing protein — translation MQIHLRNDIDLDGQKEVIEQTHPVDVIEKNGFFYFIFVNEEKERVVIKCNDQELIMTRFSSPKSVLRFHRKVQALVTIPTPMGVQHFMTETSTFIFDKTNHSIKLDYVLKQPDSESQDIFAKYQLEVTWF, via the coding sequence ATGCAGATTCATTTGAGAAATGACATTGATTTAGATGGTCAAAAAGAAGTAATCGAACAAACCCATCCGGTTGATGTGATCGAGAAAAATGGCTTTTTTTACTTTATTTTTGTCAACGAAGAAAAAGAAAGAGTTGTGATTAAGTGTAATGATCAAGAATTAATTATGACACGCTTTTCAAGTCCAAAATCCGTCTTGCGTTTTCATAGAAAAGTACAAGCCTTGGTGACTATTCCAACGCCTATGGGCGTTCAACATTTTATGACAGAAACCAGTACATTTATTTTTGATAAAACAAATCACTCTATCAAGCTTGACTATGTTCTTAAACAGCCAGATTCAGAATCACAGGATATTTTCGCAAAATATCAATTAGAAGTCACTTGGTTTTAA